From the Terriglobia bacterium genome, the window TCAAGAGTGTGCGTGACCGCGAAGCGGTCAAGAGTATGTGTGACCGCGAAGCGGTCAACCCAAGCCGTAATTCAGCCGCCACAAGCGGATACTGGAGCGAGTGCGCCGTGAACGACGAGCGATTCAAGATTTTTTCGGGGACCGCAAACCGGCCGCTGGCCGAGAACATCTGCCGGAATTTTGGCATGCCGCTGGGCCGGCAGGTCCTGGGGAAGTTCAGCGACGGCGAGATTTATTTCCAGATTCTGGAGAACGTGCGCGGGGCGGATGTCTTCGTGGTGCAGCCGTGCAGCAATCCGGTGGATTACCACCTGATGGAGCTGCTGCTGATGATCGACGCGTTCAAGCGCGCGTCGGCGTGGCGCATCACGGCGGTGATCCCGTACTACTGCTACGCACGGCAGGACCGCAAGGACAAGCCGCGGGTGCCGATCTCCGCGAAGCTGGTGGCCGACCTGCTGGAGACGGCGGGGGCCAGCCGGGCGCTGACGCTGGACCTGCACGCGCCGCAGATTCAGGGATATTTCACGGTGCCGGTGGACCACCTGTATGCATCGCCGGTGCTGGTGGAATACTTCCGGAACAAGAATTTGCCGAACCTGACGGTGGTTTCGCCGGATGCGGGCGGGGTGGAACGGGCGCGGTTCTTCGCGAAGAAGGTGGATGCGCCGCTGGCGATCGTGGACAAGCGCCGCGTGGACGTGGATGTCAGTGAAGTGATG encodes:
- a CDS encoding ribose-phosphate pyrophosphokinase yields the protein MCDREAVNPSRNSAATSGYWSECAVNDERFKIFSGTANRPLAENICRNFGMPLGRQVLGKFSDGEIYFQILENVRGADVFVVQPCSNPVDYHLMELLLMIDAFKRASAWRITAVIPYYCYARQDRKDKPRVPISAKLVADLLETAGASRALTLDLHAPQIQGYFTVPVDHLYASPVLVEYFRNKNLPNLTVVSPDAGGVERARFFAKKVDAPLAIVDKRRVDVDVSEVMHLIGDVRGRSALIVDDIIDTAGTLVKTAEALMKEGATQVYAACTHAVLSGPAVERIAKSQISEVVATDSVPLTLGGSALSKIKVLSIADLLARGIRSIHEETSISELFI